A segment of the Chaetodon trifascialis isolate fChaTrf1 chromosome 2, fChaTrf1.hap1, whole genome shotgun sequence genome:
AACTGCCGAGCATCAGTCTGCAGTCTGAAAGACCATCTCAGGAAGACTACACTTATGAAGAAAAACAGTTCAGAGGGGGCTACAGAGCAGTGACGTTGACCATATAAGGCTAACCTTCAGCAGTATTTACTCACTAACAAATCTCATCTTTCCTCATCAGTGTTTCAAAGGGAAACATTCACACATTGTTCTGACCTTTGGTAAGAACTGTAAGATCCAAACACCGCAGACTGAATATGTGATGATGCCTGAGCTCATGCTGATGATCCCCCTCATCTCTAATCGATACCTTTCTTTGACCTTAGCTGGCAAATAAATCATAATTTATAAGAGGGCTTAACCAGCCACAGTGTCCAGGCCTCGATAATCAACATGTTTTAACTAATATAAATTAGAAGAACACTACTTCAATTAAGTGCAATCTGAGAACTATGGGAATGTGTACTTTTATTGCTATTCAGTAGCAAGACATCTCCAGTGTaatctcattttaaaataagGAGATAAGGACGTGTGTCAGTGGCTTCAATTACAGGGGCAACAGGTGAGGATCCAAAGTAAAGCAACCGATCAGTCAATCTACCTTCAAGTGGCGATTTGGCACCGCTGGTGTATGTGTTCATGAGTAGGGATGTAGCCACCCATGGCACAGAGATTTGGCATAAGGAGTCCAGTTCTAACCCTGTCAGTGGGAGTGATGCATCGTGGGATTCTGTCAAGAATCACATGGTTTCAGGTGTGCGAGTTTAGAGGATTGGAGAGTAATGTTATAGTGTAGCAGTCAGGGTAAAGTGTGTTCTGTGCAGTGGTGTAGGATATCGAGTGTGAGGTACTGAGTTTCACTGCGGTGTCAcgttgtgtttgtctgcttgaGTTTCTGTGGCAAATGAGATCCAGGTTCTTAACTGGCAGGACCAGAGACTTTCTGGCCCTGAGCAGAGACTCCTAGGTAGTGCCATAAGTACAGTTGAGGTCATGTCCTTGGGGCTTTGAATTTAGGAGTTGGAGCAACCTGGAGGCAGTTCCACAATTATAAATATTTACTATTCACTCAGTATGCTTTAATTGGACTACTTTAAGGCCAAATATAAATGAATTTAAGACTGAGGCTGGATCTCGATATCATCAGCGGTACAATATGTTAATTCAAGGGGTATGAACATGTTTTgacccttttttttccccatttaacTACTCAATGCATCATGAGCTTTAAAAGTTTGAAGCTGAAGTCCAACAAGAATATGCCAAAGAATATGGCTAAATACTTGGCAGTCTGGGCATAGTTTACTTGGTACTCTGAATGTATAGAGGTTGCAGAAAATTTTACAGTTGACTTaattaaattaagaaaaatacaaagaattTTTAACTAATTTTCTAACCATTTCCCTTGTTGGGGTGGTAGCTCATCTGGGGTAGGTACTAGCGGAGAATTTGAATTCAGGGCAAGAAAGTTTTGTAGCTGTCTGTATCAATAAACAGCAGCTAATAACTGAACTGTAGCACCGACGAGCATTGGTATTTGTGTTGTATGTGCTTGTTTTACATTAGTTAGAGTCCCTGTTTGTCTCTGGTGAATCTATAGCAGTAGTTCCCAACCTTTTCACCGTGTTGCAGGTTCTGACTAGCAACTAAAAAGTGATTATTTCCTCTCAGACTGCTGCATCTGAATACTTTTTAAAGACCTACAGTGTACAAGGTAAATTCATTCAGTagtttagattaaaaaaaaaaaaacaagcaaagttTACAGCAAAGCCTGAAAAAGACAACTTTCTGCTGATCTGTCGACCCTTCAGATCTGCCTTGCGACCCTTGTTGCTTGGGAACCACTGATCTACAGCGCCACAAGTTTACGGGTCTACCTACAGGGCTGGGCAGTAGATCACTATCATTTACTGTTTATCTTTGTGATCCTATCATgggtgttttgttgtttttttttttaaacatgtgaCCTATAATACACTTTCTAATTCAACAATGGATATAAAGTGATCTAGCTCATCTTCCATAACTTAGATATTAGACATTCTCAGATATTGCAATAAATATCAATGTCAAAGAATTTCTTCTGCATATAGCAGTTTTTTCCACATTGCCCAGCCCAAATAATTATTTCAAAGAGTCTGTACAGCTGTTCTCCAGAAGTAAATTTGCTAAATTGTGTGTATAGGTTGCTTTGCATGTGGATATCACCCTGtttgtggtgtgtatgtgttgcgTGTGTGAATAGAGAGCACTTGTGCTATTTTCCCTGTATGAGTCATTGTTTAACAGTACTACAGATGTTATATTtaaagtgtgtgagtgaaatCACACATCCCTGTCCCCTCAGTGATGCGTCTCCAGCTCCACCACTGTCCACTCTCCCTGTGGGGAGCTCCCAGTAGCCTCTGGGGAGAAACTACTTACAGAGGTGACTGTggcagagggaggggtgagTGGAGGCAGCAGGCTGGGCCACAGGCTGCTCTCCAGGGGGCTCAGTGTGCCTCCTGCACcacctggcagcagcagcaaggaggAGCAGCCATCTCTGTTCAGCAGCAGGGTCTGATTGATCAGCTGCTGGACAATGTCCACTTTCTTCCCCCAGTCCAAGTCCAGGGGTGGCAGTCGCTCTGGAGACTCGGGAGGGCAAGGGGAGACGCTGTCTCTGTCCTGGGAGGGGTTGCTGGGTGTCTGAGGGGAGtctgggagaggagggagggtctTGGTGGATGGTGAGGAGTCTCCATGTTTGCCTTCATCTGATGTGACCCTTTCAAAGTCATCAACAGTCTCTTCATTTGGTGCCTCTTGTCTGGGCTGCTTCTTCCCTTTAGCAGGTTTGAGCTCCTTTATTCCCTCTTCTTCATTTACAGCCTCGTCTTCATCACTATTCTCCAGGGCTTCATAAAtggtgcagaggacagaggaaggggACAGCAGCACTGTCTGACTTTTATTCGACTGTTGCAGCTCTTGTTGCCATTGCATTATTTGCTGTCTTTGCTTCAGTtcctcttgttgctgctgtaattgCAGTTCCAGGTCTCTCCTCTGCTCaagctcctcttcttcctcctttgtcACCTCTGCTTGCtctcgcatcttcctctccacctcctctttattcctctttatttcttcttcagcttcctccttcttcttcctctgctcctcttcctcccttctcttcctctcctgctccgCCTCCTCCAGCGGTCTGCTCTGTTGCTCCCtgcgctgctgcagctccagcagctgtctCTGGTGCTGCTCCAGCCTGCGGAGCTGGGGGCTCAGCGTCTGCTGTCCGAGGCTCCTGGGTGGGAGGTCAGCACAGGTCAGCTTTGGCGGGGTGACCGCAGCGCTGTGAGGTTTGACGATGTCGCAGTATGCTCTGGGGTATGCTGCGTGATCGCGGCGGTGAGGATGCGGTAGTGCAGTGAagcctgtgtgtgagaggaagcgGGAAGGAAGATTACAGTAGCGTGAGGTTATAAAACAGGTCACAGGCAGTAGGACAGTGAGAGCAGTGCAGTGTGAGTACAAGCAGAAGGATGTAGAGGGGAGGGGGTGGCCTTCAGAGGCTCATAGTTGCTGAAGGAATAGTGAAAGCGTTGTGAAGCCAAGCCCAAACGTTTGCTGGCAGCCTGACTGACCAGCATTATTTCTAGCTTTGAACTGAAGAAGTGACAGTGGGGCATTGTTTACAAGCAGTGCAGGAGTGACAGATACAGCCTGTGACGTTTTCAGAGAGGTGGAGACATAGAATATGTGTAAAACCAGTGAACACACCAGAAAATAGTGACCCAAGGTGAGGCGACCAGGGGTGAGGGTAGGAAAATTTGTGCAGAGAGCAAATGTGCTTATTTaacgtgattttttttttctacatgtaatattaaaaaataaataaataacacccagaaaataaacattttttgtgcaaaaaaaaaaaaaaaaaagcagccaaCTTCCTGTATATGCAATCACTATCAACTTTGGTGAGAACATAAACAACCACAGAAAAGCTTACTGCAAGCTTAAACAGTCATCACCCATCAATGGAGTTTATAGTTAGTCAAACAGTGATACATGCAAAAGCTCTCCATGCATTTATAGACATCCAGCATCACAAGGAAACTGAAATAATAGCTTGGCTTTAGAAAGCTAGACATAATTCCAACCTAAGTACATCAAGTCCTAGAGCCAAGCTATCTGGCTGACCCTGAACAAACCAATCCAAAGTAAAGTAACGAAAGTCAAGTCATTGTGCAACAGTGACATGCATAAGCATAAGTTAACATTAATAAAGTGCTGTCGAACAGTGCAACAagaatgcttaaaaaaaaaaaaggtagtaGAAAAGACGTAAAACAGCAACACACCCACAGTGGACTGGGGGAAAGTAGCAGCAGACGGGGCAGGGCTGGGTTCTTGAGGCTGGACGATGAGATGTCAAACTTCTTTGCTGCTTGAGATGCCCAAGCGTAAGCCATGAATGAGAAAGTCTGGTGGTGGGGATGATCGACTCATGGCAGATTCATTCCAGTTTCAGACCACTCAAGTCTTTGAGGTAGGGCACaagttctgctgtttgtgtccagtttTCACAGATGAGGTCACAACTTATCTATGAgtttctgtgtgagtgtatggCAAGAGTAAAGCAATGAGATGTATAGAGTCACTGGCAAAAAGAGTTTGTGAGACCTTGAAATGTATGCCATCTGTGTTGGAAGATTGGTCTCACACAGATCCATATACCATAAAAATGCCTCCCAAGTGCCCATTTCAATAAAACTGTACAGTGAGAGAGTATATCATGTTAAAAATCTAATCTTTATTTAAAGTCTTAAGGTTCATCACTCCAAAAGAtaaacacaagagaaaaagcTGGGTTACAATTTAAAGTGCGAGAAGAGGAGTGATTTGGGATATAAGGAAGATTGCCTGTATCATAAGGTAGGAGAGCCAAATCAAACAGGAATATACAATCAAAACTCATTGTCAGTTATCAGCTTTGTTCAGTAAAATATATTGGGATAAGTGCATATGAAAACATGTAAAGCAGTTTATTCCACATTTCTTTTGTGATGCTTCATTTCTACTGAGCTGTAAACAGTCAAGTCAGATCCATGCCAGTTCAGGACAACCACATAATTCtgtgttaaataaaacagaaaccaaaaccCAGGCACGCTCACACATTAGGAGTAAATAGTAGTAGCTATTGCACATACAGGAATTTAAGCCATATACTCATACTCAATGTTATATCAGAGGGAAGTACCACTGCTGTcctcttattttatttcttccctttctttgctctctgttttgtttgttttttaaactaaCCCCCAAAGATTTCAGAACAAACAATAATGACAAAGACGACAACAGTGAGATATTGTGGGAGGCTGGAACAGGGCTAGAATGAGTTAGGGGACATTACTTGGGCTGTAAGGGAGATGATGAACTATACATTACCTGCAAAAGAGTTCTCAGTCTTTTCACAGATTGCAGAATAGTAGGGAGGCTGGATGTCATCTGGATTTTCCTCTGGTTGCTGCAAAGTGCTAGGAGTTGACAAAGGATCCGGGGCTTCCTCTGGCCCTGGCACTTCCTCCCTGACATGCTCAGCAGactccacttcctgcttcccACATTCGATGTACTGCTGCTCTGAGAGGCATGGCTGGAGGTGAGGCTGCGGGTTCAGACAGGGATCCTTGGCCTCCTCAGGCAACTCCTCCAGGGAGAAGATGCCAGGGCTCTTGATGCAGCTCTCTCCTGTAGACTGGGCATTGGAGTTTGAAGCTGTGGTCATGGTGTCAAAGCCGTAAGATGCCAACGACGTAGCCGAAGGTGGGGTAGTGTCTTCACCTGCaccaccctccaccccctcaacctctgcctcctctccctcttccacaGTGGACAGGCAGCGCTGGGCTGCAGGCTGGCTATCAAAGATTATGTTGCTGACTGCTGGACACTCCAGGGAATCATCCAACTGAGCTTCTCCCTCAGTGTCACTGGCCTCATCTTCTGTTACGGAGGATGAGGTGGGGTTGGAAGTGGGGGCTGTTGCAGGGCCTCCTGTGACCTCATCAGCAGGCAGAGTCACTGCCTCAggctcttcttctccctccccgtctcctctctccatgtGGATGCCCATATCCTGGTAGTCCAGGTCAGGCTGTGGGGACAGTACCACCGCTTGCGCATCTTGAGGCTGGAACTTCCCATCTCGACCGTAGTCACCGAGTTCCTCGGGTGTGCTGGTCTCACTGCTCAGGGTGCTTGACAGAGACATTCcaggagcagaggggggagCAGGGACCAGGGTCTGCAATGGGACTGTGCTGGACTGATCCATGTACATTTGGGCCTCTAGATTTTGTGGCTCATCTTTCACAGAGGAATGATGGGAAACTTCTTGGTTTTCAGAAGTGAAAGGACCACAGCCTAGTTCTAGCCAGGCTTGGGCTAGTGCTGGAGTCTGAGTTGGGGTCTCAGACTCTGCTTGCCAGGGGTCTACCAAAGGacttgctgcagctgctcctgccACCTGTGCAGGCTGGGAGACATGCTCAAgagcctgctgtggctgaagaaGTTCTGCCCAGGGATCAGCAAAGGGGTTTGGTTGGTCCCACTGAGCAGCAGGggcagagggcagcagaggaggagggggcggtgGCTGGGCCACTCTGTTCAAGTTGTCCAGCCTTTCATCCTCAGCAAAGTCATCCTCATCTGGATTCCCATAGCTTTCCAGCCCACTCTCTGTTACCCCCTCACTAGCCATCTCcacatcttcatcctcctcatcatcatctacATCATTGTCATGCCTGGGTCTCTGTGGTTCATCTGCCCGTTCTGAACCAACATCCATGTCACACACccgatcatcatcatcatcttcatcttcgtcCTCATCAAAGTCATTAACTGGTATGTCAGGGACCTTCTCAAAGTCCGGTGAACCTGCTGAGGCTCCTTCCATGTCAATGGCTCCTTTGAGACTGCCATCTCCCAGATCATCCATGCTCTCTGTGCCCTCCAAGACACCAGGGGCACTCAATTCAGACGCACCCTGCTGACTGCCGCTTACCTCCTCAGAGTCCAGCTCAGAGAGCAAGGCGCCACCAGCCCTCCAAGCAGATCCTCCGATAGGCCCAGCTGACCCAGGACGAGACTCCTCTGTGGGCTGTGTGGTTCCACTCATTTCAGACACAGAAACTTGCTggcttccctccctctcctcttcatcctccacctcATTTAGATTGGTGGGAGGAACAATCTGAGTGATGGCATCTGTTGCTACTGGGAGGGCTTTAGATGTGGAGGGGGTTTGGTCTGTCAACAGGTAAACTGGTTCCTCAGATAGTTCAGGAGGGGAGGCCACTGGTGGTAATGTGGCCTCAGCTGTGGCAGGCATCTGCTCCTGCGTTGTTAGTAAGGGAACACTACTTTCTAGCTCCCCCTGGGGTGGAGATGTATGTGGTAAGGCTGTCCTGACAGGGCtttgtggaggagagggagcagctgCATGGTTCTGAGCAGTCTCTTGAGGCACCACCTCCAGCGTGGTATCCTGGGCCAAGACCGGGGCAGGGACCTCCTCTGGTGCAGTGGAAGCAAGGGATGATTCTTGTGCTGAGGACACCCTAGCTTCTATTTGTCTTTCTGCTAGCACAGTCGCAGCTGCCACCGCCGCACTAGCACAATTCTGTGCTCCTACAGCAGGAGTGGTAGTATTTGTAACCATTGTCTTCTTGGCTGCAGTGAAAGGCGTGACAGCCTGAGTCGGTTTGGTGCCACGTTTGGTCTGAGGAGTGGTGCTATTTGCAGGTTTGTTGGCTGGAGACGCAGGTGGGGTTCGACCAAGAGGCAGTTTGTTATGGGCAGGGAGCTGGACAGCTGTTACAGGTTTCTTTGAGGGAGTAGATTTCACAGGCTGTTGACTTTTGGACTGTGACACCTTTGTGTCAGCTGTCTTTGCTGTTGCGGACCATTTGGAGGCAGAGTTGATCCTTATGGTGGCAGTGGGTTTAGAGGCTTCAGGTTTTCTGGTAGCAGCAGATGTTGTAGGTGTTGCAGGTTTcttagctgctgcagcagaaggtGGTCGACTGACATCTGgtgcaaagagaaaaataacaaactcaCTAAACTCAGCAAATCTGATTATCAATGACAAAAcgttttttattttgtgaatcACTCATGTTAGCTGAGCATTTTTAGTAATACACTGAATTTAAAACTATTTGTGTTTCCAGTACACAGTTCAAAGGATAGCTAAACATCAGAGATTAACTGttcataaacaaacatttttgacaCATTCATTTAAGATATTGATGACGAAGTCAGCCACTTCGTGCTAAATTATTAAAGACATGTCAGGTCAACAACTTGAAACCGTCCATCCAAAGCCATCAAATGTGTTTATGCAgttcaaatgcaaatgaagcaTTGCTTCAGAAGTGCATGCCCTAATGAGAACAAGGTATAACTTCTAACCTTTCTTAGCAGCAACAGTTTTGggaggctgtgctgctgtggtccTGCCAGTAGAGGATGCTGTAGTAACTCTAGAAGCAGCTGTTTTAGCAGCTGCAGTGGTGGAGGGCTTGATTGCAGCTGTGGTAGGCCTGGCTGTCGTGGATGCAGGTCGAGATGTTGAGGGACCTGTTACAGTCCTgaagaacagaaacaaaggcAAGTTCACATGGCATACaaacactgaggaaaaacaaattacaacaaaaacaagtggtaacatcttaatttttttttagtgtATTGACTTCGTTGGAAAAGATCCAATCATGAAATCTGGCGCTCTGTCTGTACATGCATCTACAAGCACAAATAAATGACCTGTCCTAATGTAAACCACAAAAGCAATTTCACCAGTGGGAACCCATTAACACAGCACCATCCATCTAATGTCACAATGAAATGCCTCCATTTTCCAATCATTTCCAAGTAGCGAGGACAGGGTCTAATGAGAAGGAGGATGGCAAAAATGatggagagggaaaggaaagCTTGAACAGAACAAGAGCGACAAAGAAAATAGATAATGCAGAGTTAAAAGAGATGACAAGTAAGGCAACAAACAGGAGCAAAGGGGGAAAGAGTTGTGGGAGCTGAGAGTATCGAATGGAAAAATGAATGGTGAACAGAATGAAACAAGACAGTAGGATACCACACGAGAGTGAATGTGAGAAGAGTCAGAAAACAGGACAGCAAAAAAATATGGttcaaaagaggaagaaaaggagataaAAGCTAAAAACACATATAGCAAGTTGTGACGCAATGATTCAATTTTTTCTGTTCCAATCCAATTCCAATACCTGAATTTGGATAAGTTCATGTAATCCATAGACTAGGTCCTAAAATTGTAGTTTTGCTTGAAAAACCTTGTTTCTCATGTTGTGGTTTGCCATCTTGAGATGAGCCCAGTCTTTGAGCCTGAAAGCTTTACTCCTTCCAGGCTCAGTTTCATGTCGGGTGTGATCCAGGGTTTGGAGTTGGGACAGCTCTTCATTGTTTTGACTGCTATAGTGGTATTTATGCAGAAATTGATATAGTCGGGAGTGACAGTGACCCCTGTTATTCAAGTCTCTGACAAAGATGTCCCAGTTAGAGTATGCCAAGGAACCTTGGAGTTGTGTGATGGCATCCTCTGACCACTGTGGGGCACTATACAATTGTGGCTTGCGATATTCCTATTTGAACATTACTGTGACgttaataaagtttaaaaatgaaaaaaattaaataatgtCTGAGTGGTGGGTATGAACAAACATGGAACACATCTGAAATGTTACCATAGCACAAATCCAAGATGTTTTCCTTTCTGCTAGGAatgtccacactgtccactgTTGAAATGATGGCAGATGATCAAACTTGGCCTTTATAGTGTCCGCAGACAGCAATGCAAAGACACATCAGCATCTCCTGACAGGCATGTATAGCTTGCGTTGCATTATAAGCGACAGCCctcatttcccataatgcctaGCGCTGGACTGAGTATTtaagttttctgttttatgttccaAAATTCAACTATTCAGCTTTTTTGTTAGTATTTGTAATGTGTCTGGTTTTACTATTGTATTTTGGAGTTATTATCCCCTGCATTGAAAATCATTGCAATGGCTGACTTGGCTGAGAGCTGCTTGCCGAAATATTTGAAATTCATAAAATCATGAGAATATAAAATCTGGATCGGTATGCGGATTGGTGATGTTAGCCAGCTATCCAATGAGTGAATATCATCAGTATCGACACCTGATACTGATATTGGATTAGATCGCCCCCAACTTTAACGGCAAGAGGGGGAGAAGGGGAGATGTCAGTCTTAAAACTAATCCTGTATTCAGGTCCTGGTCTACTCCTCAGTCTGGACGAGTTCTTATGTGACACTGCACTAATCCACTCAATCACTCCAACTGCACCTACAACAAGCCAAAACTTGCCCCACCTTCTCTTCTTCCATTAGGCTCCCCTCACAGACAAGTGAAAGGACTCTGCATGTGGTCTGGCCttagcacagacacactgtggaCTACAGTCCACAACAGCTATAGTGAAATTGATATTATGTTGGTTCATCTGAAGCCATCTTCATGTCAAAACTAGATGGTGGAAGAGGAACAATCCTGCTTCTTTGACACTAAACATGAGGTTTTTAAAGAGTTTTTGAATCAGTTCTACAGGAGGCCTAC
Coding sequences within it:
- the prr36a gene encoding platelet binding protein GspB; translation: MKPDGVTMETTEPTEGAAGVAEPSSLQENIPEQAPSQPEEIANDAAPGAVPKANVKPVAAKMKPKAVASKTQPTPNSAGASGSISRPGAAAHRTVNDIRSSNSVTAAAVKKTTTAAAKSSSAGTVPKRPVGVAAVSSAVKNPTRVPDKKPVGPARTTSVAAATVTNGTKPTTVNGTAKKRPGAETVNVARLKTTVSTSRPAAYIAPKPSTLTTTKAGPAAAAVSKTTRTVTGPSTSRPASTTARPTTAAIKPSTTAAAKTAASRVTTASSTGRTTAAQPPKTVAAKKDVSRPPSAAAAKKPATPTTSAATRKPEASKPTATIRINSASKWSATAKTADTKVSQSKSQQPVKSTPSKKPVTAVQLPAHNKLPLGRTPPASPANKPANSTTPQTKRGTKPTQAVTPFTAAKKTMVTNTTTPAVGAQNCASAAVAAATVLAERQIEARVSSAQESSLASTAPEEVPAPVLAQDTTLEVVPQETAQNHAAAPSPPQSPVRTALPHTSPPQGELESSVPLLTTQEQMPATAEATLPPVASPPELSEEPVYLLTDQTPSTSKALPVATDAITQIVPPTNLNEVEDEEEREGSQQVSVSEMSGTTQPTEESRPGSAGPIGGSAWRAGGALLSELDSEEVSGSQQGASELSAPGVLEGTESMDDLGDGSLKGAIDMEGASAGSPDFEKVPDIPVNDFDEDEDEDDDDDRVCDMDVGSERADEPQRPRHDNDVDDDEEDEDVEMASEGVTESGLESYGNPDEDDFAEDERLDNLNRVAQPPPPPPLLPSAPAAQWDQPNPFADPWAELLQPQQALEHVSQPAQVAGAAAASPLVDPWQAESETPTQTPALAQAWLELGCGPFTSENQEVSHHSSVKDEPQNLEAQMYMDQSSTVPLQTLVPAPPSAPGMSLSSTLSSETSTPEELGDYGRDGKFQPQDAQAVVLSPQPDLDYQDMGIHMERGDGEGEEEPEAVTLPADEVTGGPATAPTSNPTSSSVTEDEASDTEGEAQLDDSLECPAVSNIIFDSQPAAQRCLSTVEEGEEAEVEGVEGGAGEDTTPPSATSLASYGFDTMTTASNSNAQSTGESCIKSPGIFSLEELPEEAKDPCLNPQPHLQPCLSEQQYIECGKQEVESAEHVREEVPGPEEAPDPLSTPSTLQQPEENPDDIQPPYYSAICEKTENSFAGFTALPHPHRRDHAAYPRAYCDIVKPHSAAVTPPKLTCADLPPRSLGQQTLSPQLRRLEQHQRQLLELQQRREQQSRPLEEAEQERKRREEEEQRKKKEEAEEEIKRNKEEVERKMREQAEVTKEEEEELEQRRDLELQLQQQQEELKQRQQIMQWQQELQQSNKSQTVLLSPSSVLCTIYEALENSDEDEAVNEEEGIKELKPAKGKKQPRQEAPNEETVDDFERVTSDEGKHGDSSPSTKTLPPLPDSPQTPSNPSQDRDSVSPCPPESPERLPPLDLDWGKKVDIVQQLINQTLLLNRDGCSSLLLLPGGAGGTLSPLESSLWPSLLPPLTPPSATVTSVSSFSPEATGSSPQGEWTVVELETHH